One window from the genome of Cryptomeria japonica chromosome 6, Sugi_1.0, whole genome shotgun sequence encodes:
- the LOC131063493 gene encoding uncharacterized protein LOC131063493: MASTSSSIGNEQVIAKQRNDPNSPLWKYVDIIKQLPGGGGFRWKCHGCDIERNSSYYRVVGHLCGIKGRGIKKCPGKNGKPIPDEIVMKYIREHEAAEEREARRLNQTASKKTRGMQGPSNPSIVVEDHPFFATNEPQSEPPLTRKRTKGPLETAFQNESRDNADQDIVRCIYANGLSFNVVRSPYWKQMIKSVNEAPRGYKGPGYEKVRGTLLEKEVKRVEDALKPIRDSWVETGVTIVSDGWKDAKNRPLINVIAVSPKGAMFLRAVDCEGQIKDGEFIAEILISAIESVGPCNVVQVITDNAKNCRAAGLLVEQRYDHIFWTPCAVHSLNLMLQRIGQKIKWIRDVYAEAEDIQMFITNHHMSQGIFRTYSNLELLKVSEIVI; this comes from the coding sequence atggcatctacatcttcctccattggcaatgaacaagtaattgcaaaacaaagaaatgatccaaattctcccttatggaaatatgtggacattataaaacaacttccgggaggtgggggattccgttggaaatgccatggatgtgatattgaacgtaatagttcatattatcgagtggtaggccatttgtgtggaataaaaggaagaggcatcaaaaaatgccctggcaaaaatggtaaacctataccagatgagatagtgatgaaatatattagggagcatgaggcggcagaagagagggaagcccgtagattgaaccaaaccgcatcaaagaaaacaaggggaatgcaaggcccttctaatcccagtattgtagtagaagaccaccccttctttgccacaaatgaacctcaaagtgaaccacccttgacacgtaaaagaacaaaagGGCCTTTAGAAActgcattccaaaatgagagtagagacaatgctgatcaagatatagtaaggtgcatttatgcaaatggtttgtcattcaatgttgttcgctccccatattggaagcaaatgataaaaagtgttaatgaggcaccaagagggtataagggccccggttatgagaaggtacgtggaacattattggagaaagaggtgaagagggttgaagatgcattgaaacccataagggattcgtgggttgagacaggtgtaacaattgtttcagatgggtggaaagatgctaaaaaccgtcccttgatcaatgtcatagcggtgtcccctaaaggggcaatgtttttgagagctgtggattgtgagggccaaataaaagatggcgaatttattgcagaaattctcatctctgccattgagtctgtgggaccctgcaatgttgtccaagtcataacggacaatgcaaaaaattgtagagctgctggtttgttggttgagcaacgctatgatcacatcttttggacaccttgtgcggtacattcactcaatcttatgctacaaaggattgggcaaaaaataaaatggatcagagatgtgtatgcagaggctgaggacatccagatgttcatcacaaaccaccacatgtctcaagggatttttagaacctattcgaatttggagctattgaaggtaagtgaaatagtaatttaa